The Lolium rigidum isolate FL_2022 chromosome 2, APGP_CSIRO_Lrig_0.1, whole genome shotgun sequence genomic interval agaGCAGTAATAAAATGAAAACAGcaatagcgatgattgcagtagacaacaggattaaaataatgtaggtacaaggatggatgaacggacgctgcatgaatgagatagttcatataatagcaagacataggcattATAAGTAATAATGATATAAGCATCCTAGTATAATATAACCATagacgtgtgttcctatttagtcgtgcgtgctcgcaatgagaaacttgcatgacatcttttgtcctaccagcccgttgcagcggggcctcaagggaaactactggtaattaaggtactccttttaatagagtactggagcaaagcattaacattccgtgaacacacgtgatcctcacatcatagccacccCCTCtagttatcccaatttctgtcactttggggcctcgggttccggacaataatatgtgtatacaacttgcaggtatgatcacaaacaataattatcatcatgaatcaataccatgttcaaatctgagatcatggcacttgggcctagagtgacaagcattaagcataacaagttgcaacaatgtcaaaaatactaacaacggatactaggcactatgcacaTAAcattcttatagctattacatgaccaatctcatccaatccctaccatcccctacaacttacagcggggaattactcacacatggatggggaatcatagatggttgatggagaggcgtcaatGATGGCGATGgcaatgatctcctccaaatcctcGTCCCGGTAggatgccagaacggagtttctagtCCGTGATTGGGGTTTAttgtggcggcggagcagcggaactctttctggaaaaacttCGAACCCCCCGGTATTTTCAGGTCAGGGTCTttatatagtgcgaaggagaggttgAGGGGATGGCCGAGGCGgctagaccacccctaggcgcggccaagcctggcccgcgcctagggcaagtatgggcccctcgtggccccctccgtctcgtcttctagctccgtgagtcttcaggtgaaatatgagttttacgatattttccgggaattttcctgaaagttgaatttacaAAAATGAGATACTAgagaaattctgctgaaaacaacattagtccgtgttagtttcaTTGGAAACACACAATATAGAGGGAAAAtaacaacaaaagtgttcgggaaagtatatacgttttggacgtatcaactccccccaagtttagcttattgcttgtcctcaagcaattcagtgacaactgagtgtgataaaagaaactttcacgaacatatttgcttcatatgatgtatatattctcattacATGATCaaattcttaggcaattcataataagaagcaaGCAACTAAGGCTACTCAATAGTTATGCAATCTATGAAAAGATACCAtcacaataataagcaacatgaaacataagtatctgcaagattgcaatgttcataacatgatatgataaagtggtatctcgtttgcccttatttgtggagcaaaacgtaaatgccaaggcacctctgaagttcaagagaagactagaagtaaaaatatcgaaagattcaagcatcacagttataccacaattaatcttattccggGACAAGTACATTAAACTAAGAATAACAGCTATGCTTTCGAGAAGGTGCTCGAAGAAAGGATGTtgactcgacataaaagtaaaagatgggCCCTACACAGAGGAAAGCaatattactcatgtgctagagcttttcatttcaaatgcaataggagtgtttaAAATATGTATTTTGAGAagcatgcatgtctatgtcaacgactggcattaaatgatttatcatcccttcatatagtgacctcaagagctgCTCCCATGTAGTTATccaatgcacaccattatttagaatCTCTCTATTACATAATATGGGGAGCaatgtttgtttatttgttcattttatatttttatttgggatgggcacccaacgccttgctctttttgcaatattatggacaagcacattatgcatgctagtcgcgGTATGAAGTCATGAAAGGAcaattagtccgtgttagttgcattgaaagcacacaagatagagggcaaacaataacaaaagtgtttgtgaaagtagatacgttttggacgtatcaaatacCATCATGTAAATTCCACCAAAACTCATCATCCCAATGCGTCAACTGGACCATAGCCAAAGCCGAAGCAAAGCATCCCAGGATGCTAGCCTTGGACCAACAAGATCAcacctgaacgtcacattcggaggtcatGTTTTTGTCACCTTTGCTAATATGTCCGATTTGTGACCCACAATATTGTACAATGCCAGATATTGTTCTCAAGGAGTGTCACCACCAAGCCACTTATCTTGCTGGAACATTATCTAACATCCATCCATGATAGACAAAATCACATATGGAAAGAAGAACTTGCCTTTCTAGTTTTTTTAAGTCTTTCATTTAGCATTTGTAAGCCTTCGATAATGAATTGGGATGATATGAAACTTGACAATCCCACGGCCAAAAAGATCGGCATATTGGTTGGTACTATCTTGTGCCTCACCGAATCAAAATAATTCACTTTTATAGAAGTTAATTTTATGATCTGATAGCTTCTCGGAAGCTATAGAATCAGTTTAAGATTTCTTGATTTCTCAAGATCGCGCTACACAAAAATGAAGAATAGATATTCCATCATCCACAAGATATAAAACTACCCCTTAAATTTAACAATAAATTTTATGCCCTCAATAATTATGGCTAGGATATGGGGCGATCCTGGAAACTTTTATGCTCCAAAACCCACCATATAATTCGTTGTGACAAAGAAATTACGCCTTAAACATAGAAAGGAAGGGAATATAAGTCATGTAGTTAACTATATTAGCTATACCTAGAAAGTTTTAAATAATGGTTCGCTAAAATTGAGAACATGGAGACCAAATCTTAGCTGGACTCAAAATCATTGTAAATGGGGACAATGCAGATCAAGTACATACTAATGGATATTGACTGAACACTTAATATTTATCCATAACCAATAGTGGATATGACATAAATCATTCATTTGTTGGACATGTTTAAATGTCCAGTGAACCGCCAACAATATTAGTTTAGAACTTCCATAAAAGGACATGGTGTTACCCTATatattctcttgtggaaatagcctaCCACAAGTCAGTAGAGAGCCATACAATTCTAAGTTCTTGAAGGAACACACTTCCGTGTACAAATGGGTTGTGGTTATGTTGTCATGCCAATCTTATTGTGCTTTTTATTTGCACCTTCCTACAACAGTTTGGCTGAGCCAATAGATGGTGGTAGTAATCCGACTAATGAGAAGGTATGAttccaaatatcaaattatttcCAGTTCTTTCATGAACCACGTTCTTGTATATGTTGGGCCACTTAACAATGATTACTACTCcttctgatccataataagtgtcagggTATTAcggattggagggagtactacaaACTTAGTAATCCCTAACTATTATTCGTTGTGTTGAGATAATGATGACGTGGATTAAGAAGATGGTACCATAAAATAGATACTGGGTTCATATGTATAGTTACATATGATCATTTAGTCACAACAAAATTCTTCGTTATATATTCCCAATTTAAAATTAAAGAATTAGATGGTGAAAGAAGAATAGTACTTTGATCCCTCCATCCTGGTAAGGATGCCGTAGATTTTTCTATATTCGGATGTATCTAAACGcgatttagtgtgtagatacatataaatttagaaaaatctgcgacATCCTTTTTAGAACGGAGGAAATAAATCAATTGTTCTAACTGGCCAAAATCAATTCTATCGTTTGCAGAACACTACTCTCTCGGTGCCTAAAGCTTTCCGCTTCGTCCCAGGAAAATTTATAGATGGTGGAGGCAACACTATATCTCATGTACTCTCTCTCATACCCATATAATGTATTTGTACTATTCGATGCGATAGGTCATTGATAAATAATAATTTGAATTTACATGCATGAATGAATTTTACGTACTTCATATAGTTCTCTAAAGGTTGTCGTTTTTTACATGTACACATTCAAAACAAAACTTTGAGAAAAAACTACTTTCAGAAGACACTTAGAATTCACAGAAAAATAATATATTGTGAATGTAAATTTAGCAACGACTTTATGCATATGATCTTCAAGTACATAATCCAAAAAAAATGTGAAAGTTTGCATAATAAATATTTCCTAAATTTGGCATTATCTATGTATGGAACGATAGATTTAAGTGAACAAGGAAGAATAATTGGTAAAATCAAATTGTAGGTATCACTTAAAGCACATGCCACACCCACTTTTAATAATACTTTACAATGTTTTATTTAAATATTTTATCTCGAGAGGCAGATATATATGCTTAATAATCAAGAAAATAGCAATACCTAGTTAAGGAGAAAATTCGGTGAAAAAAACACAAATGAATATACCTACATAATCACGTGAACTAATTATGAGAGAATTGTTTACTGTTTATAGGTTTTCCTGAATGGTTCACTAATTTAAACTAATTTTTGTATCACTAGTACGCAATGTGGCACACAGGGCTAGGGAAAAACTATGGTCTTCGAGCTGAAATGAGTATATGGGGTTCGCCAGATCAACAATACTCTCAAGAGTCTGGAGCAGCCATACAGATGTACTGTGAAGATGCGGGACATTACAGCTTAATTGAAGCTGGATTTCATGTGAAACATCAATTTCGCTCATtctaataaaataaaatgaattttAAGAAACTAGTACTTTAATTACATGATGGTTTGCTTTGCAGGTTTCCCCGTCTTTGTACCATAATAGAGATGTTCGCTTCTTTACATACTCGACGGTAAGCATAGGCCATGCCATTTTACATGATGTATAACATCGAGGTTTATTTTTACACCCACCTAACAAATTTTTCCGTGTATAATTGCTCAGAAAGATACTACATCAGCGGGATGCTACAACTCAGATTGTGCGGGATTCGTTCCTGCAAAAGGAGCCGCGCTAGTGCCTGGCCAAGCAGTTGCTCCTCCCTCAATTTATGGCGAAGCTGACCACTACGCCAGGATTAGCTTAAACGAGGTGCCCCTTTCTGTTCTTGTAGATACTAATACATCTCTCAGGAGATAGCATTTGATCATATATACTTGGCCCATAAAAATGCATGCTGCTAAAAGTTTTGAGGGGAAGCATATTCTATTGCATTCATTACTAGTTTTTTTTTATAAGTACACTAAATAtaaatgaagattacaatataACATGGTCACATAAATCTACTCTCCACCCCAACAGATATATGTACATAAGAAACCTGACTTGGCAAAATGGAAAACTAAGACAAGCTCTGGTACGAAATGAGATTTGGCAGTGTTCTCGAACATGACATAACCCCATACGTATATATATATTCCAAATTCTCAaggaaataaaaaaattgttAATTTGTTATCTAGTAAATATATTAAAACATTAAACATTAGGAAGAAACCCCTTAAATTTGGTCATGTGTTAATTCGCTTAATTAGGTGGATGCTAAACATCATGGTCTACTATAAAGCTATGGAAGATAAGATTATGAAAAAAGAGTTGTTGCTAACTAGTATTTTGTTTCTTTGCTATAACTATTGTTTATGACCACCACCCCTTGTCGATTATGTATAGGATCCAAACTCTGGAGATTGGGTGTTGTACCGGCATGATTTAGACGAACCATCATTCTTGGGGCATTTTCCAAGGGAGCTTTGCCCAACAAATTCACGCATACAAGCACTAACTGGATT includes:
- the LOC124689098 gene encoding uncharacterized protein LOC124689098, which encodes MWHTGLGKNYGLRAEMSIWGSPDQQYSQESGAAIQMYCEDAGHYSLIEAGFHVSPSLYHNRDVRFFTYSTKDTTSAGCYNSDCAGFVPAKGAALVPGQAVAPPSIYGEADHYARISLNEDPNSGDWVLYRHDLDEPSFLGHFPRELCPTNSRIQALTGFVNYLKTTSGPPMGSGHFPEDKDAKRSAYFKHVKMYDSKGHAWDPHTTRVFDVVDKPDCYRATGLLIDFNMGYTFYYGGPSGCVG